A stretch of Castanea sativa cultivar Marrone di Chiusa Pesio chromosome 2, ASM4071231v1 DNA encodes these proteins:
- the LOC142625428 gene encoding uncharacterized protein LOC142625428, whose amino-acid sequence MSFSDEDKIGTLQPHDDALVVTLRIGGHDVKIVLVDQGSKAEIMYPDLYKGLNLKPKNLACFDSPLVGFDGKIVISSDVVVEGAKCEELEEIAIGEDKDKFFQVGVQLPPREKEELIFFLRENVDVFTWNAYEASGMDPNFIFHHLNVNPSVTPKKQPSQRSSKEHSDAVKEEVIKLKRAGAIKEVFYPEWLANTVVVKKKYEKWRVCVAFTNLNKTCPKDPFPMPRIDQLVDATVGHP is encoded by the exons ATGAGCTTTTCTGATGAAGATAAGATTGGAACCTtgcaaccacatgatgatgctctgGTGGTTACCCTTAGGATTGGAGGGCATGATGTGAAGATAGTGTTGGTAGATCAAGGCAGTAAGGCAGAaattatgtaccctgatctatatAAGGGGCTCAATTTGAAGCCTAAAAACTTGGCTTGCTTTGATTCTCCTTTGGTGGGATTTGATGGGAAAATAGTCATCTCGAGCG ATGTGGTGGTAGAAGGGGCAAAATGTGAAGAATTAGAAGAAATTGCTATTGGTGAGGACAAGGATAAATTTTTCCAGGTAGGGGTACAGTTACCTCCTCGGGAGAAGGAAgaactgattttttttcttagggaAAATGTGGATGTGTTTAcatggaatgcttatgaagCTTCTGGCATGGATCCAAATTTCATTTTCCATCACTTAAATGTTAATCCATCTGTCACTCCTAAGAAGCAACCATCTCAACGCTCTTCTAAAGAACATTCTGACGCTGTTAAGGAGGAGGTGATCAAGCTTAAGCGGGCGGGGGCAATAAAAGAAGTGTTCTATCCTGAATGGCTAGCCAATACAGTGGTGGTAAAGAAGAAATATGAGAAGTGGCGAGTATGTGTGGCCTTCActaatttaaacaaaacttgCCCAAAAGACccattcccaatgcctcgaatagaccaattggtggatgcaacagTTGGACATCCTTAG